A stretch of the Aegilops tauschii subsp. strangulata cultivar AL8/78 chromosome 4, Aet v6.0, whole genome shotgun sequence genome encodes the following:
- the LOC109732308 gene encoding uncharacterized protein has protein sequence MSTFAFSSSMLGAQTSGALSNSTATAASPALTSSASQAVHMASVKTHVPLVLDLQQSNYAKWRMLITVLLGKYELMDHISAVMPPDARTAEWQLQDYVVRSWHYGSISEDILDTIMAQDQTAYDAYALIRNLFLDNQLTRAVYLEAQFRALVQGDVTITAYCHRLKALSDALADVG, from the coding sequence ATGTCCACCTTCGCATTCTCGTCGTCCATGCTCGGGGCGCAGACCTCTGGAGCCCTCTCCAActccaccgccaccgccgcaTCGCCCGCCCTCACGTCGTCGGCCTCTCAGGCCGTCCACATGGCTAGCGTCAAGACGCACGTCCCCCTCGTCCTCGACCTGCAGCAGTCCAACTACGCCAAGTGGCGCATGCTCATCACCGTCCTCCTCGGCAAGTATGAGCTCATGGATCACATCTCCGCCGTCATGCCGCCGGACGCTCGCACGGCCGAGTGGCAGCTCCAGGACTACGTCGTCCGCTCGTGGCACTACGGCTCCATCAGCGAAGACATCCTGGACACCATCATGGCCCAAGATCAGACCGCGTATGACGCCTACGCGCTGATCCGGAACCTCTTCCTCGACAATCAGCTCACCCGGGCCGTCTACCTCGAGGCACAGTTCCGGGCCCTCGTCCAGGGTGACGTCACCATCACTGCCTACTGCCACCGCCTGAAGGCCCTCTCCGACGCGCTGGCGGATGTGGGGTAG